From Actinopolymorpha cephalotaxi, one genomic window encodes:
- a CDS encoding ABC transporter permease: MTTPPDTGTPTPAGAEALRSVRSVVRQRRKAALLRFWAGYRRQPAGVAGLIGMAVIVALALAAPVITNSAGLDVTQATGDRLQPPSAAFPLGTDETGRSVLLLTLWGARISLLVGVTATLLAMGIGTLVGIAAGHFGGWFTGLLMRVTDWFIVLPRLVLAIALAAVLGPSLTTIVVAIGVTSWPGTARLIRAQTLAVEARPYLERARALGAGHWHQMTRHVLPNVMPLVLASTTLEVASAVLAEATLSFLGLGDPARVSWGSMLSRANSSGAITFGAWWYLLTPGLAILVVVLCFTLCGRALEAVFNPRLRGR, translated from the coding sequence ATGACCACACCTCCCGACACGGGGACACCCACGCCGGCCGGCGCCGAGGCGCTGCGCTCGGTGCGTTCGGTCGTACGCCAGCGCCGCAAGGCCGCCCTGCTGCGGTTCTGGGCCGGCTACCGCCGCCAGCCCGCGGGCGTGGCCGGCCTGATCGGGATGGCGGTCATCGTCGCGCTCGCCCTGGCCGCGCCGGTGATCACGAACAGCGCCGGGCTGGACGTCACCCAGGCCACCGGCGACCGGCTGCAACCACCGAGCGCGGCGTTCCCGCTGGGCACCGACGAGACCGGCCGCTCGGTATTGCTGCTCACCCTGTGGGGAGCGCGGATCTCGCTGCTGGTCGGCGTGACCGCCACCCTGCTGGCGATGGGGATCGGCACCCTGGTCGGCATCGCCGCCGGGCACTTCGGCGGCTGGTTCACCGGCCTGCTGATGCGGGTGACGGACTGGTTCATCGTGCTGCCCCGGCTGGTGCTGGCGATCGCGCTGGCCGCGGTGCTCGGCCCGAGCCTGACCACCATCGTGGTCGCGATCGGGGTGACGTCCTGGCCGGGCACCGCGCGGCTGATCCGGGCGCAGACCCTCGCGGTGGAAGCCCGTCCGTACCTCGAACGCGCCCGCGCGCTCGGCGCCGGCCACTGGCACCAGATGACCCGGCACGTCCTCCCGAACGTCATGCCGCTGGTACTGGCCAGCACCACCCTGGAGGTCGCCAGCGCGGTGCTGGCCGAGGCCACGCTGTCCTTCCTCGGGCTCGGCGACCCCGCCCGGGTGTCGTGGGGCAGCATGCTGAGCCGGGCGAACTCCTCCGGCGCGATCACGTTCGGCGCCTGGTGGTACCTCCTCACCCCGGGCCTGGCGATCCTGGTCGTCGTCCTGTGCTTCACGTTGTGCGGGCGCGCGCTGGAAGCGGTGTTCAACCCGAGACTGCGGGGGCGGTAG
- a CDS encoding globin: MSETFYDAVGGHATFERLVARFYAGVAGDPELRALYPEEDLAAAEVRLRMFLEQYWGGPRTYSEQRGHPRLRMRHVPFAVTEDARDRWLRHMRTALDELGLDPEHEHQLWTYLVMAANSMVNTVGGQRPNLLG; this comes from the coding sequence ATGAGTGAGACCTTCTATGACGCCGTCGGCGGCCACGCCACCTTCGAGCGGCTGGTGGCCCGGTTCTACGCCGGGGTGGCGGGCGACCCGGAGCTGCGGGCGCTCTACCCCGAAGAGGATCTCGCCGCCGCCGAGGTGCGGCTGCGGATGTTCCTCGAGCAGTACTGGGGCGGCCCCCGCACCTACTCCGAGCAGCGCGGTCACCCACGGCTGCGGATGCGGCACGTACCGTTCGCGGTGACCGAGGACGCCCGCGACCGCTGGCTGCGGCACATGCGGACGGCCCTGGACGAGCTGGGCCTGGACCCCGAGCACGAGCACCAGCTGTGGACGTACCTCGTGATGGCGGCCAACTCGATGGTCAACACCGTCGGAGGGCAGCGGCCCAACCTCCTCGGCTGA
- a CDS encoding ABC transporter ATP-binding protein codes for MSLLEIRDLAVTYHGSRGDIPAVRGVNLDLAAGETLGIAGESGCGKSTLALAMLRLLPAGATADGQILVDGDDVLGMSWGKLRAVRWAGASIVFQGAMHALNPVHRIGRQVAEPILVHENVGEAAALRRAEDLLTQVGLPAWRARSYPHELSGGQRQRVMIAMALACSPRLVIADEATTALDVMIQAQVLDLLGRLVAERDIALLMISHDLSVLSAHCRRLAVMYAGKVVELGPAGSVFTDPRHPYAGALSSAFPTVGDPASRGRPRGLGGDPPDPTDIPGGCPFHPRCPVVLPQCSSTPVELWPAGPERAAACVRVEGYPGSAADGTAGTDEADDRSRSTR; via the coding sequence ATGTCGCTGCTGGAGATCCGCGACCTGGCGGTCACCTACCACGGCTCGCGCGGCGACATCCCCGCCGTCCGCGGTGTCAACCTCGACTTGGCAGCGGGCGAGACGCTGGGAATCGCCGGCGAGTCCGGGTGTGGCAAGTCCACCCTGGCCCTGGCCATGCTGCGGTTGCTGCCGGCCGGCGCGACCGCCGACGGGCAGATCCTGGTCGACGGCGATGACGTGCTCGGCATGTCGTGGGGGAAGCTGCGCGCGGTCCGCTGGGCCGGGGCGTCCATCGTGTTCCAGGGCGCCATGCACGCGCTGAACCCCGTCCACCGGATCGGCCGGCAGGTCGCCGAACCCATCCTGGTGCACGAGAACGTCGGCGAGGCGGCCGCGCTGCGGCGGGCGGAGGACCTGCTCACCCAGGTCGGCCTGCCGGCGTGGCGGGCCCGCAGCTATCCGCACGAGCTGTCCGGCGGGCAGCGGCAGCGGGTGATGATCGCGATGGCGCTGGCCTGCTCGCCCCGGCTGGTGATCGCCGACGAGGCGACCACGGCGCTGGACGTGATGATCCAGGCGCAGGTGCTGGACCTGCTCGGCCGGCTGGTCGCCGAACGCGACATCGCGCTGCTGATGATCAGCCACGACCTGTCGGTGCTGTCGGCGCACTGCCGCCGGCTCGCGGTGATGTACGCCGGGAAGGTGGTCGAGCTCGGCCCGGCCGGCAGCGTCTTCACCGACCCGCGGCACCCGTACGCCGGGGCGTTGTCCTCGGCGTTCCCCACCGTCGGCGACCCCGCCTCCCGCGGGCGGCCACGCGGCCTCGGCGGCGACCCGCCGGACCCGACCGACATCCCCGGCGGCTGCCCGTTCCATCCGCGCTGTCCGGTCGTACTCCCCCAGTGCTCGTCGACGCCGGTGGAACTGTGGCCGGCCGGGCCGGAGCGGGCGGCGGCCTGCGTACGCGTCGAGGGGTATCCGGGGTCCGCTGCCGACGGGACGGCCGGGACCGACGAGGCGGACGACCGTTCGAGGAGTACGCGATGA
- a CDS encoding ABC transporter ATP-binding protein, whose translation MTDQPTATGAAQAAHLAGPVLSARGLCVDFGVRGGRRARAVDGVDLDLAPGEILALAGESGCGKTTLARAMLGLVKPSAGTLSYAGAPMATSGAGLKAYRRAVQLVLQDPTGALNPRHTVYEAVAEGLRIHGITDNERDRVAQALSRCGLRPAERFFLAYPHELSGGQRQRVVIAGALVLEPKVIIADEPVASLDASVRGEILALLLRLRDEFGLAALVVTHDLGLAWSIADRLAVMYLGRIVESGPTEEVLAAPRHPYTRALVSVLPDSPVPGPIVLAGEPPDATSIPEGCRFHPRCPALASGASEAAGVAPSCLRTPLPVLGAEPDRHHVACHLAAATPPPVVTMDHDE comes from the coding sequence ATGACCGACCAGCCGACCGCGACGGGGGCGGCCCAGGCAGCGCACCTGGCCGGGCCGGTCCTGTCCGCCCGCGGCCTGTGCGTCGACTTCGGCGTACGCGGCGGCCGCCGGGCCCGGGCCGTGGACGGCGTCGACCTCGACCTCGCGCCCGGGGAGATCCTCGCCCTGGCCGGTGAGTCCGGCTGCGGCAAGACGACGTTGGCGCGGGCCATGCTCGGCCTGGTGAAGCCCAGCGCCGGGACCCTCAGCTACGCCGGTGCGCCGATGGCGACCTCCGGCGCCGGCCTCAAGGCGTACCGCCGCGCCGTCCAGCTCGTCCTGCAGGACCCGACCGGCGCGCTCAACCCCCGGCACACCGTCTACGAGGCGGTCGCGGAGGGCCTGCGCATCCACGGGATCACCGACAACGAGCGCGACCGGGTGGCGCAGGCGTTGTCCCGGTGCGGGCTGCGGCCGGCCGAGCGCTTCTTCCTCGCCTACCCGCACGAGCTGTCCGGCGGGCAGCGGCAGCGGGTGGTGATCGCCGGCGCGCTCGTCCTCGAACCCAAGGTGATCATCGCCGACGAGCCGGTGGCCTCCCTGGACGCCTCCGTACGCGGGGAGATCCTGGCGCTGCTGCTGCGGCTGCGGGACGAGTTCGGGCTGGCGGCGCTGGTGGTCACCCACGACCTGGGCCTCGCGTGGAGCATCGCCGACCGGCTGGCGGTGATGTACCTCGGCCGGATCGTGGAGTCCGGGCCCACCGAGGAGGTCCTGGCCGCCCCGCGCCACCCCTACACCCGGGCGCTGGTGTCGGTGCTGCCCGACTCACCGGTGCCGGGACCGATCGTGCTGGCCGGCGAGCCGCCGGACGCCACGTCGATCCCCGAGGGGTGCCGGTTCCACCCGCGGTGCCCCGCGCTCGCCTCCGGCGCGTCCGAGGCGGCCGGGGTGGCGCCGTCGTGCCTGCGTACTCCCCTGCCGGTGCTCGGCGCCGAGCCGGACCGGCATCACGTCGCCTGCCACCTGGCGGCCGCCACGCCGCCGCCGGTTGTCACAATGGACCACGATGAGTGA
- a CDS encoding glycoside hydrolase family 13 protein: protein MSNSSPNWWRTAVIYQIYIRSFADGNGDGIGDIAGIRSRLPYLAELGVDAIWITPWYVSPMADGGYDVADFRAIAPEFGTLAEGEAMIAEAHELGLRVILDIVPNHTSDQHAWFKEALAADPDSPERARYWFRPGHGPDGAFPPNDWRSVFGGPAWNRLLDEEGVPEDWYLHLFAPEQPDLNWSNPEVRREFEDILRFWFDRGVDGFRIDVAHGMDKHPALPDIGWDEEELLAEPEHDDHPHWDRDGVHDIYRAWRSVAESYAGTPEGARVFVAEAWVGTRANRLARYLRPDELHTAFNFDFLKRGWDAAQMRASIDHTLSSLSEVGAPPTWVLSNHDVIRHVTRYGRDADDIAKSAGTVPVDLEVGRARARAATLLMLSLPGGAYVYQGEELGLAEVEDLPVESLQDPIWERSGHKHRGRDGCRVPLPWSGEGPALGFGDARPWLPQPAEWKQLSVQAQSGDPDSVLSLYREALSMRRSLAELSGLPEGAGSSGSDEAGLVWRDSAADVLAFDRGSSFRCVVNLGRDQVELPADAEVLLASAPLPDGKLPADTSVWLRLSS, encoded by the coding sequence ATGAGCAACTCCTCGCCTAACTGGTGGCGTACCGCCGTCATCTACCAGATCTACATCCGCAGCTTCGCCGACGGCAACGGTGACGGCATCGGCGACATCGCCGGTATCCGCTCCCGGCTGCCCTACCTCGCCGAGCTGGGGGTGGACGCGATCTGGATCACCCCGTGGTACGTCTCGCCGATGGCCGACGGCGGGTACGACGTGGCCGACTTCCGCGCGATCGCGCCGGAGTTCGGCACCCTCGCCGAGGGCGAGGCGATGATCGCCGAGGCGCACGAGCTGGGCCTGCGGGTGATCCTGGACATCGTCCCCAACCACACCTCCGACCAGCACGCGTGGTTCAAGGAGGCGCTGGCCGCCGACCCGGACTCGCCCGAGCGGGCGCGGTACTGGTTCCGGCCCGGGCACGGGCCCGACGGCGCGTTCCCGCCCAACGACTGGCGTTCGGTCTTCGGCGGTCCGGCATGGAACCGCCTGTTGGACGAGGAGGGCGTGCCCGAGGACTGGTACCTCCACCTCTTCGCGCCCGAGCAGCCCGACCTGAACTGGTCCAACCCGGAGGTCCGCCGGGAGTTCGAGGACATCCTGCGGTTCTGGTTCGACCGCGGCGTGGACGGCTTCCGGATCGACGTCGCCCACGGGATGGACAAGCACCCGGCGCTGCCCGACATCGGCTGGGACGAGGAGGAGCTCCTCGCCGAGCCCGAGCACGACGACCACCCTCACTGGGACCGCGACGGCGTACACGACATCTACCGCGCCTGGCGGTCCGTGGCCGAGTCCTATGCCGGCACCCCGGAAGGCGCGCGGGTGTTCGTCGCCGAGGCCTGGGTGGGTACGCGCGCCAACCGGCTGGCGCGCTACCTGCGTCCGGACGAGCTGCACACCGCGTTCAACTTCGACTTCCTCAAGCGGGGCTGGGACGCCGCCCAGATGCGCGCCTCCATCGACCACACCCTGAGCTCGCTCAGCGAGGTCGGCGCGCCGCCCACCTGGGTGCTGTCCAACCACGACGTCATCCGGCACGTCACCCGCTACGGCCGGGACGCCGACGACATCGCCAAGTCGGCCGGCACCGTTCCGGTCGACCTGGAGGTGGGGCGTGCGCGGGCCCGGGCCGCCACGCTGCTGATGCTGAGCCTGCCCGGCGGCGCGTACGTCTACCAGGGTGAGGAACTCGGCCTGGCCGAGGTGGAGGACCTCCCGGTCGAGTCGCTGCAGGACCCGATCTGGGAGCGGTCCGGGCACAAGCACCGCGGCCGGGACGGCTGCCGGGTGCCGCTGCCCTGGAGCGGTGAGGGACCCGCGCTCGGCTTCGGCGACGCGCGGCCGTGGCTGCCGCAGCCGGCCGAGTGGAAGCAGCTCAGCGTGCAGGCGCAGAGCGGCGACCCGGACTCCGTGCTGTCGCTCTACCGCGAGGCGCTGTCCATGCGGCGTTCGCTCGCCGAGCTGTCGGGCCTGCCCGAGGGAGCCGGGTCGTCAGGGTCCGACGAGGCCGGCCTGGTGTGGCGCGACAGCGCCGCCGACGTGCTGGCGTTCGACCGCGGCTCCTCGTTCCGGTGCGTGGTCAACCTCGGTCGGGATCAGGTGGAGCTGCCCGCGGACGCCGAGGTCCTGCTTGCCAGCGCGCCGCTGCCGGACGGCAAGCTGCCCGCCGACACCTCGGTCTGGCTGCGCCTGTCCTCCTGA
- a CDS encoding DUF1707 SHOCT-like domain-containing protein — MSQLPEPTGPSHLRASDSDRQRVAEVLRDAAGEGRLTLEELDERLEGVYAAKTYAELERFTSDLPGVGSTVEHPPRAATAPAGPDSRITGGAAGQSFSIAVLSGATRRGAWLVPPAYTAFAMMGGVQLDLREARFTQQETTIRAFAVMGGIEIVVPDDVSVTIDGVGIMGGFDGTSQHSDPQDGRPIVRVTGFAFWGGIDVKQKPREDGGTQRAEVESA; from the coding sequence GTGAGCCAGCTTCCCGAACCCACCGGCCCGAGCCACCTGCGGGCTTCGGACTCCGACCGGCAGCGTGTCGCCGAAGTGCTCCGCGACGCCGCCGGGGAGGGCCGCCTCACCCTGGAAGAACTCGACGAGCGACTTGAGGGCGTCTACGCGGCCAAGACCTACGCCGAGCTCGAACGCTTCACCAGCGACCTGCCCGGCGTGGGGTCGACGGTCGAGCACCCGCCACGGGCGGCCACCGCCCCCGCTGGGCCGGACTCGCGGATCACCGGTGGGGCGGCCGGCCAGTCGTTCTCGATCGCGGTGCTGTCGGGGGCCACCCGCCGCGGCGCCTGGCTGGTGCCGCCCGCCTACACCGCGTTCGCGATGATGGGTGGCGTCCAGCTCGACCTGCGCGAGGCGCGCTTCACCCAGCAGGAGACGACGATCCGCGCCTTCGCGGTGATGGGCGGCATCGAGATCGTGGTCCCCGACGACGTCTCCGTGACCATCGACGGCGTGGGGATCATGGGCGGCTTCGACGGCACCTCCCAGCACTCCGACCCGCAGGACGGCAGGCCGATCGTCCGTGTCACCGGGTTCGCGTTCTGGGGCGGGATCGACGTGAAGCAGAAGCCCCGCGAGGATGGCGGCACGCAGCGCGCCGAGGTCGAGTCGGCCTAG
- a CDS encoding glycosyl hydrolase family 95 catalytic domain-containing protein translates to MGNGGLAASVFGGIATERLSLNEKSLWTGGPGAVENGRSYRHGLWEQPRPGALDEVRREIAAAGAVEPTRLAAALGQHATAFGAFQPFGDLVLELHDPGVAALDYRRGLSLSEGVAWVDYHLDGVRFTREHFASYPADVLVTRLRASEPRNLSLTVCLEMPHPDARVHVHNGRITVRGSLPDNNLGYEAQVLVVAEDGMLFDCEDSVLVREAHAVTVILGVGTSYSPTFPDYRGRDPHRRLTRRVNAAAAQPYASLRAAHVADHANLFGRVHLDLGQPARSPMPTDELLTRYGGTHGLRGPDARALETLFFQYGRYLLIASSRPGSLPANLQGGWNTSTTPPWNSDYHVNINLQMNYWPAHVTNLAETVGPLIDYIDGLRPPGREAARQICGAGGWVVQNQTNVWGFNGVHDWPTAFWFPEAGAWLCRHLWEHYEFGGDVDFLRERAYPVMAETARFWLGFLVQDADGTLVVSPSYSPEHGPVTAGASMSQQIVWDLLSNTLAAAQVLDTDHELRQRLVDTLARLDPGLRIGSWGQLQEWKGDLDVATDDHRHVSHLYALHPGSQVTPLVTPELAKAAQVSLRARGDGGTGWSKAWKINFWARLLDGDHAHLMLGELLRNSTLPNLWDTHPPFQIDGNLGATAGVAEMLLQSRLEGRTAFVHVLPALPAAWSRGRVCGLRARGDITVDATWVDCRADRIDLLPGQTRDLRLCTNLVGSAYSLTDRTTGEPVSHSRDDVDHVIGFTAHAGHRYRLRAG, encoded by the coding sequence ATCGGCAACGGCGGCCTTGCCGCGTCGGTGTTCGGCGGAATAGCCACCGAACGCCTTTCCCTGAACGAGAAGTCGTTGTGGACCGGCGGACCGGGTGCGGTCGAGAACGGCCGGTCCTACCGCCACGGCCTGTGGGAGCAGCCACGTCCCGGCGCGCTGGACGAGGTACGCCGCGAGATCGCTGCCGCGGGCGCGGTCGAGCCCACCCGGCTGGCGGCCGCTCTCGGCCAGCACGCCACGGCGTTCGGCGCGTTCCAGCCGTTCGGCGATCTCGTTCTCGAACTGCACGATCCCGGCGTCGCCGCCCTCGACTACCGGCGAGGTCTCAGCCTGTCCGAGGGAGTCGCCTGGGTCGACTACCACCTGGACGGGGTGCGCTTCACCCGCGAGCACTTCGCCAGCTATCCCGCCGACGTGCTGGTCACCCGGCTGCGGGCGAGTGAGCCGCGCAACCTGTCGTTGACAGTGTGCCTGGAGATGCCGCATCCGGACGCACGCGTCCATGTGCACAACGGCCGGATCACCGTCCGAGGTTCGCTTCCGGACAACAATCTCGGCTACGAGGCGCAGGTGCTGGTCGTCGCCGAGGACGGAATGCTCTTCGACTGCGAGGATTCCGTGCTCGTCCGGGAGGCGCACGCGGTCACTGTCATCCTCGGCGTGGGCACGTCGTACTCCCCCACCTTCCCCGACTATCGCGGCCGTGACCCGCACCGCCGGCTCACCCGCCGGGTCAACGCCGCCGCCGCGCAGCCGTACGCGAGTCTGCGTGCCGCACACGTCGCCGACCACGCGAACCTCTTCGGCCGCGTACACCTCGACCTCGGCCAGCCCGCACGTTCGCCGATGCCCACCGACGAACTCCTCACCCGCTACGGCGGCACGCACGGTCTGCGGGGTCCGGACGCCCGCGCGCTGGAGACGTTGTTCTTCCAGTACGGCAGATATCTGCTGATCGCCTCGTCCCGGCCGGGGTCGCTGCCGGCCAACCTGCAGGGCGGCTGGAACACCTCCACCACGCCGCCGTGGAACAGCGACTACCACGTCAACATCAACCTGCAGATGAACTACTGGCCGGCCCACGTCACCAACCTCGCCGAGACCGTCGGGCCGCTGATCGACTACATCGACGGCCTGCGTCCACCCGGCCGGGAGGCGGCTCGTCAGATCTGCGGCGCTGGTGGCTGGGTTGTCCAGAACCAGACGAATGTCTGGGGTTTCAACGGGGTGCACGACTGGCCGACGGCGTTCTGGTTTCCCGAGGCCGGCGCGTGGCTGTGCCGCCATCTGTGGGAGCACTACGAGTTCGGCGGCGACGTGGATTTCCTGCGCGAACGCGCCTACCCCGTCATGGCCGAGACGGCGCGGTTCTGGCTCGGGTTCCTCGTCCAGGACGCCGACGGGACGCTGGTGGTGTCCCCGAGCTACTCACCCGAGCACGGGCCGGTGACCGCCGGCGCGTCGATGTCGCAGCAGATCGTGTGGGACCTGCTGTCCAACACGCTCGCCGCCGCACAGGTGCTGGACACCGACCACGAGCTCCGTCAACGTTTGGTTGACACCCTGGCCCGTCTCGACCCCGGGCTGCGGATCGGTTCCTGGGGACAGCTGCAGGAGTGGAAGGGCGACCTCGACGTCGCCACCGACGACCATCGGCACGTCTCACACCTCTACGCGCTGCACCCGGGAAGCCAGGTCACCCCGCTCGTCACGCCCGAACTCGCCAAGGCGGCACAGGTGTCCCTGCGCGCCCGCGGCGACGGCGGCACCGGCTGGAGCAAGGCCTGGAAAATCAACTTCTGGGCGCGGCTGCTCGACGGTGACCACGCCCACCTGATGCTGGGCGAGCTCCTGCGCAACTCCACCTTGCCCAACCTGTGGGACACCCACCCGCCGTTCCAGATCGACGGCAACCTCGGCGCCACGGCCGGTGTGGCCGAGATGTTGCTACAGAGCAGGCTGGAGGGCCGGACGGCGTTCGTGCACGTGCTGCCGGCCCTGCCCGCGGCGTGGTCCCGGGGCCGGGTGTGCGGGCTGCGGGCCCGAGGCGACATCACCGTGGACGCCACCTGGGTGGACTGCCGGGCGGACCGGATCGACCTGCTACCCGGCCAGACCCGTGACCTGCGCCTGTGCACGAACCTCGTGGGATCGGCGTACTCGCTCACCGACCGCACCACCGGCGAGCCCGTGTCGCACAGCCGCGACGACGTCGACCACGTGATCGGCTTCACCGCACACGCCGGCCACCGTTACCGGCTGCGGGCCGGCTGA
- a CDS encoding Gfo/Idh/MocA family oxidoreductase: MTTEQPSTQESAVAAGTAAVAGSGGARTRYAVVGLGSRSRMFTTALLTEYRDRGELVALCDPNETRMSYHNKSFADAHGTQPIPTYRPDEFVSMLAEQRVDVVIVTSMDRTHDHYIVTAMENGCDVISEKPLTTDADKCQRILDTQARTGRKLTVSFNYRYAPRNSAVKEIIQSGAIGDVLSVHFEWVLDTRHGADYFRRWHRDKRNSGGLMIHKASHHFDLVNWWLGETPRTVFGFGDLRFYGRDNAEQRGEAPRPYRSHGSPGLESDPWAIDLAGEPTLRALYLDAEHEDGYIRDRSVFTDGISIEDDMAVLVKYRSGATLTYHLTAYSPWEGYRVMFNGTKGRLELDVEERSYVSGAAQDPNKPGAGSADDTDPTNPEQNADRPPATPIDAARLTLRPLWDVPRRVEVEEGSGGHGGGDRRLLNDLLGDAEADPLGRAATHVDGAYAMLVGAAANRSFATGAPVEIADLVAFPGGGAEKRQGPR, encoded by the coding sequence ATGACCACGGAGCAGCCGTCCACCCAGGAGAGCGCCGTCGCCGCCGGAACCGCCGCCGTGGCCGGGTCCGGTGGAGCGCGGACCAGATATGCCGTGGTCGGGCTCGGGTCGCGCTCGCGGATGTTCACCACGGCACTGCTCACCGAGTACCGGGACCGGGGCGAACTGGTCGCCTTGTGTGACCCGAACGAGACGCGGATGAGCTACCACAACAAGTCGTTCGCCGATGCCCACGGCACCCAGCCGATCCCGACGTACCGTCCGGACGAGTTCGTCTCGATGCTCGCCGAGCAACGCGTGGACGTGGTGATCGTGACGTCGATGGACCGTACGCACGACCACTACATCGTCACCGCCATGGAGAACGGCTGCGACGTCATCAGCGAGAAGCCGTTGACCACCGACGCCGACAAGTGTCAACGCATCCTTGACACCCAGGCGCGCACCGGCCGGAAGCTGACCGTCTCGTTCAACTACCGCTACGCGCCGCGCAACTCCGCGGTCAAGGAGATCATCCAGTCCGGCGCGATCGGCGACGTCCTGTCCGTCCACTTCGAGTGGGTGCTGGACACCAGGCACGGGGCGGACTACTTCCGCCGCTGGCACCGCGACAAGCGCAACTCCGGCGGGCTGATGATCCACAAGGCCAGCCACCACTTCGACCTGGTCAACTGGTGGCTGGGCGAGACACCGCGGACCGTCTTCGGCTTCGGCGACCTGCGGTTCTACGGCCGCGACAACGCCGAGCAGCGCGGCGAGGCGCCCCGCCCCTACCGCAGCCACGGCAGCCCCGGCCTGGAGTCGGACCCCTGGGCGATCGACCTCGCCGGCGAACCGACGCTGCGCGCGCTCTACCTCGACGCCGAGCACGAGGACGGCTACATCCGCGACCGCAGCGTCTTCACCGACGGCATCAGCATCGAGGACGACATGGCGGTGCTGGTGAAGTACCGCTCCGGCGCGACCCTCACCTACCACCTCACGGCGTACTCGCCGTGGGAGGGCTACCGCGTCATGTTCAACGGCACCAAGGGCCGGCTCGAGCTCGACGTGGAGGAGCGCTCCTACGTCAGCGGCGCCGCGCAGGATCCGAACAAGCCGGGTGCCGGCAGCGCGGACGACACCGACCCCACGAACCCCGAGCAGAACGCGGACAGGCCGCCGGCCACACCGATCGACGCGGCCCGGCTGACGCTGCGCCCGCTGTGGGACGTGCCCCGCCGGGTCGAGGTCGAGGAGGGCAGCGGCGGCCACGGGGGTGGCGACCGGCGGCTGCTGAACGACCTGCTCGGTGACGCCGAGGCCGACCCGCTGGGCCGCGCCGCGACGCATGTCGACGGGGCGTACGCGATGCTCGTCGGCGCGGCCGCCAACCGTTCGTTCGCGACCGGAGCCCCGGTCGAGATCGCCGACCTGGTGGCGTTCCCCGGCGGCGGAGCCGAGAAGCGACAGGGGCCGAGGTAA
- a CDS encoding ABC transporter permease, which yields MSMDPSLVAESPGAVPGGSGRTAGPGRGSTGGAGGSRSAAGRGFAKYVLAKLGGAAVSLLMVVFSAFFLFRVLGGDPVDALTRDVPTTPAERAALRERLGLDQPLSLQFVHYLQGVLTGDLGQSYQYQQPVTSLIGARLGATVLLTGTALVLAVSLGLWIGTRAGWRQGSTFDKVQVGVSLTLWSAPTFWFGMIVIMVFARYLGLFPINGMVSPYTPDAFWPQALDTLHHLVLPALTMTAVIYAQYVLVMRSSILDEKDADYLVTARAKGLRDDDVRRRHAVPNALLPTVTLVFLQLGGVVGGAILTETVFSWPGLGLLAYQALRIPDLPLLQGTFLFFSTAVILANTAADVVYRFLDPRVRHS from the coding sequence ATGAGCATGGATCCCTCGCTGGTGGCGGAGTCGCCGGGAGCCGTGCCGGGCGGTTCGGGACGTACGGCCGGACCGGGCCGTGGCAGCACCGGCGGCGCCGGTGGCAGCCGCTCGGCCGCCGGCCGCGGCTTCGCGAAGTACGTCCTGGCCAAGCTGGGCGGCGCCGCGGTGTCGCTGCTGATGGTGGTGTTCTCGGCGTTCTTCCTGTTCCGCGTCCTGGGCGGCGATCCCGTCGACGCACTGACCCGGGACGTGCCGACCACGCCCGCCGAACGCGCCGCGCTGCGGGAACGCCTCGGCCTGGACCAGCCGCTGTCACTGCAGTTCGTTCACTACCTGCAGGGCGTGCTCACCGGGGACCTCGGCCAGTCCTACCAGTACCAACAGCCCGTCACCTCGCTGATCGGCGCTCGGCTCGGCGCCACGGTGCTGCTCACCGGCACCGCGCTGGTGCTGGCCGTGTCGCTCGGGCTGTGGATCGGCACCCGGGCCGGCTGGCGCCAGGGCAGCACGTTCGACAAGGTGCAGGTCGGGGTGTCGCTCACGCTGTGGTCGGCGCCGACGTTCTGGTTCGGGATGATCGTCATCATGGTGTTCGCCCGGTATCTCGGGCTGTTCCCCATCAACGGCATGGTCTCCCCGTACACCCCGGACGCCTTCTGGCCGCAGGCGCTGGACACGCTGCACCACCTGGTGTTGCCGGCGCTCACCATGACCGCGGTGATCTACGCGCAGTACGTCCTGGTGATGCGGTCGTCGATCCTGGACGAGAAGGACGCCGACTATCTCGTCACCGCTCGCGCCAAGGGACTGCGGGACGACGACGTACGCCGCCGGCATGCCGTACCCAACGCGCTGCTGCCCACGGTCACCCTCGTCTTCCTCCAGCTCGGCGGTGTGGTGGGCGGCGCGATCCTCACCGAGACGGTGTTCAGCTGGCCCGGACTCGGACTGCTCGCCTACCAGGCGCTGCGCATCCCCGACCTGCCGCTGCTGCAGGGGACGTTCCTGTTCTTCTCCACGGCGGTGATCCTGGCCAACACCGCGGCCGACGTCGTGTACCGGTTCCTCGACCCGAGGGTGCGCCACTCATGA